In Manis pentadactyla isolate mManPen7 chromosome 11, mManPen7.hap1, whole genome shotgun sequence, one DNA window encodes the following:
- the TRIM69 gene encoding E3 ubiquitin-protein ligase TRIM69, which yields MATIEAQGDSCCSLDLAFWYLFEEVEAHLARVEMGLGEVSSNPSCNIDPGNYTEVHDLVTETPSEVQIQDITMELQCPLCNDWFCDPLMLSCGHNFCQACIQNFWKQHTKETFCPECKMLCQYSNCTFNRVLEKLIEKIKKLPLLKGYPLCPEHGENLKLFSKPDGKLICFQCKDTRLSVGQSKEFLQISDAVHFFMEELTIHQGELEATLKELQSLKIMQKDAIAAYKENKLHLQQHISLEFLKLHQFLHNKEKDILNELQEEGKVLNEEMELNLNQLQDQCLLAEEMLASIQTWMEQRNSFDFLKDITPFLDSLEQGMKVLTPRELISRKLSPGLYKGPIQYMMWREMQSTLSPGLSPLTLDPKTAHPNLVLSKNRTSVWHGDIKQEMPDDPQRFDSSVAVLGSKGFSSGKWYWEVEVAKKTKWTVGVVRESIIRKGSCPLNPEQGFWLLRLRNQTDLKALDLPSCSPKLTNNLNKVGIYLDYEGGQVSFYNANTMTHIYTFSSTFTEKLYPYFCPCLNDGGDNKEPLHILHPQ from the exons GTATCTTCCAACCCTTCCTGCAACATTGACCCAGGCAACTACACTGAAGTGCATGATTTGGTCACCGAGACACCCTCTGAAGTGCAGATACAAGATATTACTATGGAGCTACAGTGCCCACTGTGTAATGATTGGTTCTGTGATCCATTGATGCTAAGCTGTGGCCACAACTTCTGCCAGGCCTGTATCCAAAACTTTTGGAAGcaacatacaaaggaaacattCTGTCCTGAGTGTAAGATGTTATGTCAATATAGCAACTGTACATTCAACCGTGTACTGGAAAAGCTGATAGAGAAGATTAAGAAGCTACCCCTACTCAAGGGTTATCCACTGTGCCCAGAGCATGGAGAGAATCTGAAACTGTTCAGTAAGCCAGATGGGAAACTGATCTGCTTTCAATGCAAAGATACTCGGTTGTCTGTAGGACAATCTAAAGAGTTTCTGCAGATCTCTGATGCTGTCCATTTCTTCATG GAGGAGCTTACCATCCATCAGGGTGAACTGGAAGCAACCCTGAAGGAACTCCAGTCCCTGAAGATCATGCAGAAAGATGCTATTGCTGCTTACAAG GAAAACAAGCTACATCTGCAGCAACACATCTCCTTGGAGTTTCTAAAGCTGCATCAGTTCCTGCACAATAAAGAAAAGGACATTTTAAATGAGCTCCAAGAAGAAGGGAAAGTCTTGAATGAGGAGATGGAGCTGAATCTGAACCAGCTTCAGGACCAGTGTCTTCTAGCCGAGGAGATGTTGGCGAGCATCCAGACATGGATGGAACAGCGGAACTCCTTCGACTTTCTCAAA GATATCACACCTTTCTTGGATAG CTTGGAGCAAGGAATGAAGGTGCTGACACCCAGAGAACTTATCTCCAGAAAGCTGAGCCCAGGCCTGTACAAAGGTCCCATTCAGTACATGATGTGGAGGGAAATGCAGTCCACCCTCTCTCCAG GCCTATCTCCATTAACTTTGGACCCTAAAACAGCTCACCCAAATCTGGTGCTCTCCAAAAACAGAACCAGTGTATGGCATGGTGACATTAAGCAGGAAATGCCTGATGATCCACAGAGGTTTGACTCAAGTGTGGCTGTGCTGGGCTCAAAAGGCTTCTCATCTGGAAAGTGGTATTGGGAAGTAGAagtagcaaagaaaacaaaatggacagTTGGAGTTGTCAGAGAATCCATCATCCGGAAAGGCAGCTGTCCCCTAAATCCTGAACAAGGATTTTGGCTTTTAAGACTAAGGAATCAAACTGATCTAAAGGCTCTGGATTTGCCTTCTTGCAGTCCAAAATTGACTAACAATCTCAACAAGGTTGGCATATACCTGGATTATGAAGGAGGGCAGGTGTCCTTCTACAATGCTAACACCATGACCCACATTTACACCTTCAGTAGCACTTTCACGGAGAAACTTTATCCCTATTTCTGCCCTTGCCTTAATGATGGTGGAGATAATAAAGAACCCTTGCATATATTACATCCACAATAA